A single window of Treponema denticola ATCC 35405 DNA harbors:
- a CDS encoding PIN domain-containing protein, with product MKKVLIDLNIILDFLNKRNFHEEAANIINMCVEKKLFGFIAAHEITTLSYFLLKEKKDKNKAADIISALLDMFNIIPIDEKILREALFSPVKDYEDAVIEVSSVKNSIDYIISRNLGDFKSARVQVFTPEQFFIKESNS from the coding sequence ATGAAAAAGGTTCTAATTGATTTAAATATAATTTTGGATTTTCTTAACAAACGTAATTTTCACGAGGAAGCGGCAAATATTATAAATATGTGTGTCGAAAAAAAGCTATTCGGTTTCATTGCTGCTCACGAAATAACAACCCTATCTTATTTTTTATTAAAAGAAAAAAAAGATAAAAACAAGGCAGCTGATATTATTTCTGCTCTTCTTGATATGTTTAATATAATCCCTATTGATGAAAAAATTTTAAGAGAAGCTTTATTTTCTCCGGTTAAGGATTACGAAGATGCTGTAATTGAAGTAAGTTCCGTAAAAAATAGTATTGACTATATAATTTCGAGAAATCTAGGCGATTTTAAATCGGCAAGAGTTCAAGTCTTTACGCCGGAACAATTCTTTATAAAAGAATCAAACTCTTAA
- a CDS encoding DUF6364 family protein encodes MSKKLTLSIDNELIDFAHLYSLKSGISISRLFEQYLMNLRNADKQHKLNPKTAALYGIFEKRPIPDKKELRKEFYEKGSN; translated from the coding sequence ATGTCAAAAAAACTTACTCTAAGTATAGATAATGAACTGATAGATTTTGCCCATCTTTACTCCCTAAAAAGCGGAATATCTATTTCAAGGTTATTTGAACAATATCTTATGAATTTACGAAATGCCGATAAGCAACACAAGCTTAACCCCAAAACAGCCGCCTTGTATGGAATCTTTGAAAAACGTCCTATACCGGATAAAAAAGAATTGCGGAAAGAATTTTATGAAAAAGGTTCTAATTGA
- a CDS encoding P13 family porin produces MKKMFMVTVLLLIGFYLYSEETVKQTKEDDESFSYYLTVNQLISKNLFKNKDLISEYSQKLNNEQILLIQKKYQKDLAVPLLLNGFVGFGSGNFACGDMLGGGIHAAIDGLSVLSMLTMQFINLVDLFSTTSSDPLASIANIDRRMKIFSYVAYSAGSIMLVNRIASLITASLYVKRYNQTLNDVLIKKIPKVSFTPVPVISPEGVGLALNIRF; encoded by the coding sequence ATGAAAAAGATGTTTATGGTTACAGTGCTTTTGCTTATAGGTTTTTATTTGTATTCCGAAGAGACTGTGAAACAAACTAAGGAAGATGATGAAAGTTTTTCTTATTATTTAACTGTGAATCAACTTATAAGTAAAAACCTTTTTAAAAACAAAGATTTAATCTCTGAATATTCTCAAAAATTAAATAATGAGCAAATTTTATTGATTCAAAAAAAATACCAAAAAGACTTGGCTGTGCCTCTTTTGTTAAATGGATTTGTAGGGTTCGGCAGCGGTAATTTTGCTTGCGGAGATATGCTGGGCGGAGGCATTCATGCCGCTATCGACGGTTTATCGGTATTATCTATGCTTACTATGCAATTTATTAATTTGGTAGATCTATTTTCCACCACTAGTTCAGACCCTCTGGCATCTATAGCCAATATTGATAGGAGAATGAAGATATTCAGTTATGTGGCCTATTCAGCCGGAAGTATTATGCTTGTTAACCGTATTGCTTCATTAATTACAGCGAGCTTATATGTAAAAAGGTATAATCAAACCTTAAATGATGTGTTAATAAAAAAGATACCTAAGGTTTCATTTACTCCTGTTCCTGTCATTAGTCCTGAGGGAGTAGGGCTTGCTTTGAATATAAGATTTTAG